In Candidatus Palauibacter soopunensis, a single genomic region encodes these proteins:
- a CDS encoding rhodanese-like domain-containing protein: protein MNTAQMDHYRQKLAFETDAWDLKEALDRDDPVVVIDGRSAEAYAREHIPGAVNLPHREISAETTASLDRSRLYVCYCGGSSRVHNLL, encoded by the coding sequence ATGAACACGGCCCAGATGGACCACTACAGGCAGAAGCTGGCCTTCGAGACGGACGCGTGGGACCTCAAGGAAGCGCTGGACCGGGACGACCCCGTGGTCGTGATCGACGGACGGTCCGCCGAAGCCTACGCCCGCGAGCACATCCCCGGCGCCGTGAACCTTCCGCACCGGGAGATCAGCGCCGAGACGACGGCGTCGCTCGACCGGTCCAGGCTCTACGTCTGCTACTGCGGCGGAAGCAGTCGTGTTCACAATCTGCTGTGA